A genomic region of Arvicola amphibius chromosome 7, mArvAmp1.2, whole genome shotgun sequence contains the following coding sequences:
- the Tnfaip2 gene encoding tumor necrosis factor alpha-induced protein 2: protein MLKMVTFFQGLPGQKSVPGTLDFPGSPQKSRSTSEAESEASMSEASSEDLMPSQNTGMAPDGEEEESAKKEKKSKGLANMFSVFTKGKKKKKSQPRLSDPEVQPKSRPELDGPPPTVEEVKEALESGRLETAWRVLALERELEAEATAGGTSDEELVRQQSKVEALYLLLRDQVLGVLRRPLEAPPERLHQALEVVSQQELEDLRAATAPAVAVLAATRPRRWLQLWRGGVAEVAAERLDAQPAVVPEGRSEAENRFLHMGRTMKEDLEVVVERLKPLFPAEFNVVHTYAKSYHEHFAAHLCTLAQFELCDRDTYLLLLWVQNLYPNDILNSPKLAKELQDIRLGSLLPPKQIRLLEAMFLSNEVTNVKLLMTRALELESHRWARDVAPQSLDGHYHSELAIDIIQIISQSQVKAENITSDVGLQIKQLLLVELAALLRSYQRTFDEFLEKSKLLRNYRANIIANINNCPSFWTSMEQTWQIPQDSLRYLMEPLKDLKAHGFDTLLQSLFLDLKPLFKKFTQTRWATPVETLEEIITAVGVRLPEFSELKDCFREELMEAVHLHLVKEYIIRLSKRRLVLKTEEQQQQLARHILANADAIQHFCTQNGSTATWLHQALPKIAEIIHLQDPNAIKIEVATYATLYPDFSKGHLNAILAIKGNLLSSEVKSIRNILDINTEVQEPSRPLFSLIKVG from the exons ATGCTGAAGATGGTGACTTTCTTCCAAGGGCTTCCTGGCCAAAAGTCTGTGCCTGGGACCCTGGACTTCCCTGGAAGCCCCCAAAAGTCACGCTCCACATCTGAGGCAGAATCAGAGGCCTCCATGTCAGAAGCTTCCTCTGAGGACCTGATGCCATCCCAGAATACTGGGATGGCTCcggatggggaggaagaagagtctgcaaagaaggagaagaagtccaaAGGGCTGGCCAACATGTTCAGTGTCTTCaccaaagggaagaagaagaaaaagagccagcCCAGATTATCGGATCCTGAAGTCCAGCCCAAGTCCAGGCCCGAGCTAGATGGTCCACCGCCGACAG TGGAGGAGGTCAAGGAGGCCCTGGAGAGTGGGCGGCTGGAGACCGCGTGGCGGGTGCTGGCATTGGAGCGggagctggaggctgaggcaactGCCGGTGGCACAAGCGACGAGGAGCTGGTGCGCCAGCAGAGCAAGGTGGAGGCGCTGTACTTGCTGTTGCGTGACCAGGTGCTCGGGGTGCTGCGGCGGCCACTGGAGGCGCCACCCGAGCGGCTGCACCAGGCACTGGAGGTGGTAtcacagcaggagctggaggaccTTCGGGCGGCCACGGCACCCGCGGTGGCGGTGCTGGCGGCTACGCGCCCACGGCGCTGGCTGCAACTGTGGAGGGGTGGCGTGGCGGAGGTAGCGGCGGAGCGTTTGGACGCGCAGCCAGCCGTGGTGCCCGAGGGCCGCTCGGAGGCCGAGAATAGGTTCCTGCACATGGGCCGCACCATGAAGGAGGACctagaggtggtggtggagcgTCTGAAACCGCTGTTCCCCGCTGAGTTCAACGTTGTGCACACCTATGCCAAGAGCTACCACGAGCATTTCGCGGCCCACCTGTGCACCTTGGCGCAATTCGAGCTGTGTGACAGGGACACCTACTTGCTGCTGCTCTGGGTGCAGAACTTATACCCCAA TGATATTCTGAACAGCCCTAAGTTGGCAAAGGAGCTACAAGATATCAGGCTTGGGAGCCTCCTGCCCCCTAAGCAGATCAGGTTGTTGGAGGCTATGTTCCTGTCCAATGAGGTG ACCAATGTGAAGTTACTGATGACCCGAGCTCTAGAGCTAGAGTCTCATCGCTGGGCCCGGGATGTGGCTCCCCAGAGCCTGGATGGCCACTACCACAGTGAGCTGGCAATTGACATCATCCAG ATCATCTCACAAAGCCAGGTCAAGGCTGAGAACATCACCTCCGATGTGGGTCTACAGATAAAGCAGTTGCTACTGGTGGAGCTGGCTGCCCTGCTGAggag CTACCAGCGCACCTTTGATGAATTTTTAGAGAAAAGCAAACTATTGAGAAATTATAGGGCCAACATCATCGCCAACATCAACAACTGCCCGTCCTTCTG GACATCTATGGAGCAGACGTGGCAGATACCTCAAGATTCCCTGAGGTACCTGATGGAGCCCTTGAAAGATCTTAAGGCTCATGGCTTCGACACCCTGCTCCAGAGCCTGTTTTTAGACCTGAAG CCACTGTTCAAGAAGTTCACACAGACCCGCTGGGCAACGCCGGTTGAGACCCTGGAGGAAATCATCACTGCTGTGGGCGTCAGGCTGCCTGAGTTCTCAGAACTGAAGGACTGTTTCCGGGAG GAGCTCATGGAGGCCGTGCACCTGCACCTGGTGAAGGAGTACATCATCCGGCTCAGCAAACGGCGCCTGGTCCTCAAGactgaggagcagcagcagcagctggcaaGGCACATCCTGGCCAACGCTGACGCCATCCAGCATTTCTGCACTCAGAAT ggctCCACCGCAACCTGGCTGCACCAGGCCCTCCCTAAGATCGCTGAGATTATTCACCTGCAAGATCCCAACGCCATTAAGATTGAGGTGGCCACGTATGCCACCTTGTACCCTGACTTCAG CAAAGGCCACCTGAATGCCATCCTGGCCATCAAAGGAAATCTACTAAGCAGCGAAGTCAAGAGCATCCGGAATatactggatatcaacacagagGTGCAGGAGCCTTCTAGGCCCCTGTTTTCACTTATAAAAGTTGGTTAG